Within Oribacterium sp. oral taxon 102, the genomic segment CGAGATCTCGTCGGGACTTTTGCTATATAAACTGTGTGTGAAGGATGCAGGGGGGAATGAGATGAAGCACAGAGGAACGGTTAGAATCGAGACCGAGAGACTCATTCTTCGGAAATTCACGGAAAAGGATACGGCAGCCGTTTTCCGCAACTGGACTTCCGATGATAAAGTCACCGAGTTTCTTCGCTGGACAACGCACAAAGACATGGAAACCACTCGAAGGGTTCTGGAGGAATGGGCGGCAAACAGCGAAAGGGAAGATTTTTACCAATGGGCAATCGAATTCAAGGAGCTTGGGGAGCCTGTCGGCTCTATTTCTGTTGTAGACAGAAACGAACGGCTGAATATGCTTCATATCGGCTACTGTATCGGCAGCAGGTGGTGGCATCGGGGGATTACCAGTGAAGCCTTTTCCGCCATTATTCCGTATTTATTCGAAACGGTCGGAGCGAACAGAATCGAATCGCAGCATGATCCGGATAACCCTAATTCGGGGAATGTAATGAAAAAATGCGGTTTGAGATACGAGGGAACGCGCAGACAGGCAGATTACAGCAATCGAGGCATCGTCGATGCCTGTATGTATGGTCTTTTGCGGGAGGAATGGAGAAAAAAGCTCGGCTGACAAGCTTCGGCAGGTGAGAATACCTGATGACTCTGTTCCTCACGCTGCCGAAAACTACAGATACGGAATAGTGTCCGAAGAAAGGGCGCTTAAGAGGCAGAAGGCTCCCCTGATCCGAAATCGGGGGGGCAGAAGGATCGCGAAGGACTGCGGGGCGCATAAGCGCAGCGGCTTTCGCAGAAGGATGGGAATGGCTATGGATCTCTTTGAATACATGGCTGAACAGAAGAAGGCGGAGGAAGCGCCGCTTGCCTCCCGGATGCGGCCGGAGACGCTGGACGAGCTCGTCGGACAGCAGCATATCATAGGGAAGGGCAGGCTGCTATACCGGGCGATTCAGGCGGATCAGCTCGGCTCCCTCATCTTCTACGGACCGCCGGGCACCGGCAAGACGACGCTGGCGAGGGTGATTGCGCATACGACGAAGGCGGACTTCTGCCAGCTCAATGCGACGGCTGCAGGGAAGAAGGATATGGAGGAGGTGGTCGCGCGGGCGAAGAACAATCTCGGCGGCTATCAGCGAAAAACCATTCTTTTCGTGGATGAGATTCACCGCTTCAATAAGGCGCAGCAGGACTACCTCCTGCCCTTCGTAGAGGACGGCACGGTGATTCTGATCGGGGCGACGACAGAGAATCCCTACTTCGAGGTGAATGCCGCGCTGCTTTCCCGCTCCCGGATCTTCGAGCTGAAGCCGCTTTCCGAAGAAGATCTGGGTGTGCTTATGGACAGGGCGATCTCGGACAGCCGAAGAGGTGTGGGAGCGTATCATGCCGTTATGGAGGCGGAGGCGCGGCAGTTTCTCGCACGGGCAGCGGACGGAGATGCCCGCGCAGCACTCAATGCGATCGAGCTTGCCGTGCTGACGACGGAGCGCGCCGCGGATGGGAAGATTCACATTACAACGGAGGTCGCAGCGGAGTGCATACAGAAGCGGGCGCTGCGCTATGACAAGGACGGAGATGCCCATTATGACACGATTTCCGCCTTCATCAAGTCGATGCGCGGCTCCGACCCGGATGCGGCGGTCTACTACCTTGCCCGTATGCTCTATGCCGGAGAGGATATCAGGTTCATCGCGCGCCGCATCGTGATCTGTGCATCGGAGGATGTGGGGAATGCAGATCCGAATGCGCTCTGCGTTGCGACCAGTGCCTTCCTCGCGGTGGAACGGGTCGGGCTGCCGGAGGCGGAGCTGATCCTCTCGCAGGCAGTCTGCTATATCGCCTCTGCGCCGAAGAGCAATGCCTGCACCACGGCGATCTATGCTGCGAAGGAGGCGGTGAAGAAGCATGGCAGTCTGCCTATCCCCCCGCATTTGCAGGATGCACATTACCGGGGGCATGCGGCGCTCGGGCGGGGGATCGGTTACAAATATCCGCACGATTATCCGGGGCACTGGGTGGAGCAGCAGTATCTGCCGGATGCGCTGAAGGGTACGAGCTTCTATGAAGCGCCGGAACGCGCAGATGCCTGCCGGAGGCGGAGCGGATCCCGTCAGGAAAAGGTATAGTGCCTTTTTCTTAGGAAATGATTACACAAGACGGAATATTCTCGGAAAGACGAGACATTTTCGGGAAACGGTGGTAAGCTTTCGAGGTCGAAAACGGCAGAAGAATCCGGAATGAGCCGGAGTAAAGAGGAGAGAAGATGAAAAGGATTTTAATGATAGGGATGGCGGCAATGCTGGCGATGACCGTCGCTGCCTGCGGAAAGAAGGCGGCTCCCGCGGAGTCCGTGGAGTCCACGGCTGCCGGAAGCGCTGAGATCGAGTCCTCGGAGGCGGTCGGAGAGAGCGTGCTGACGGCGACGGTGCAGAAGCTGGCAGGAGATACGCTTTCTGTAGAGCTGGATGACGGACAGTCTATGAGCTTCGATATCTCCGGCGCGGCGGTAAGCAAGGCGTGGGAGCTGATGCCGGGGGATCAGGTAGATATCGGCTATGACGGAGAGGATCCGGTGGACGGGATGGCGGTGAGGTCTGTCGTCGTATCTGTTCCGTTCGAGTATGTGACCGAGGGCTACACGGAGAACAGCACGCTTTACGGTAGGATTGAGGCAGTGGATGAGAAGAGCATTACGGTGCGGGAGCTTCTGGATGAGAGGAAAGAGGGCGCTCCGGAGACGAAGGATACAGCATCTGTGACGGAGGAGGATTTCCTCGGGGAGAGCTACACCTTCGCGCGTGCGCCGTATGAGACGACAGTGACGAAGGATGGCGTGAAGCCGGGAGCCTATGCCCAGATCAGCTACCTCGGCGAGCTGACGAAGGATCCGGTTTGCTTCCGGATCTGCACGGAGGACATGGAGGAGGATCCGGCGGCGGAGCGTATCGGAATCAGGGGAAAGGTGGAGAAGGTCGAAGACGGCGTGATTTATCTCAGAGCGTCGGAGGATACGGAATTCAGGTTTACGACCGCGGGGAACGAAGAGCTGCTGAAGCAGGCGGACATGCTTAAGGGCAGAGAGGTCGTGCTGAACTTCTCGGATTCCCTCCGGCAGAGAGTCGCGACTGCGGACAGCATCGAGGAAATCAAAGTGTAGATCATTCGTTCGATACGGATGCGAAAGAGCCGCCGAAGAGGGCTGCCTGCGGGCATGCCCTCTTCGGCGGCTCTTTCGCTCCGGACAGCTAGCGGTAACCCAGCTCCTCCGAGTCATAGAGCAGGGTGAAGGGGCCGTCATTCAGGAGCCGTACCTTCATATCCGCGCCGAAGCGTCCTGCCTCGACCGATCCTGCTTCCGCGCGGCAGCGCTCGAGAAAGTACCGGTAGAGCGCTTCGGCGTGCTCCGGAGCGCCTGCCCCCGTGAAGCTGGGGCGGTTTCCCCGCCGGCAGTCTGCGTAGAGCGTGAACTGGCTGACGACGAGGAGCTGTCCGCCGACGTCCGCGAGGCTCAGATTGGTCTTGCCGTTCGCGTCCTCGAAGATCCGTGCGGCGAGTACCTTTCGCACCATCTGATCGGCGATTTTCTCATGATCCGAGGCACTCACCCCTAACAGGAGCAGAAGCCCCCTCCCGATCGAGCCGAGCAGCTCGCCCTCTGCGGTGACGCTCGCCTCGCGCACCCTCTGTACCAAACAACGCATCGTTCCTCCCTTCCCGAATCAGCGGAACTGATTCTGCTCCGCCTGATAGTGATAGTCGATCTGTCCGAGCTTCTCTGTAAGCGCCACTCTGTCGAGCTCGAGATCCTCGCAGAGCGCATCGAGACTCGGATAGCAGTCCCGCAGCTTCAAATTCAGGAAGCTCAGGAGCAGAAAGGGATCCTTGGGGATAGCAGACATGATTCACCTCCGAATACCTGCGGTCAAGACTTGTTTCATCTCAGCAGAGAAAGTATAATCAGTGTATAAGTCCCCCGTCAGGCGCCGGAACAGCCGCCGTGTTTACACGAGCGGAAGATCCGGCATCTGACG encodes:
- a CDS encoding GNAT family N-acetyltransferase; amino-acid sequence: MKHRGTVRIETERLILRKFTEKDTAAVFRNWTSDDKVTEFLRWTTHKDMETTRRVLEEWAANSEREDFYQWAIEFKELGEPVGSISVVDRNERLNMLHIGYCIGSRWWHRGITSEAFSAIIPYLFETVGANRIESQHDPDNPNSGNVMKKCGLRYEGTRRQADYSNRGIVDACMYGLLREEWRKKLG
- a CDS encoding replication-associated recombination protein A, producing MDLFEYMAEQKKAEEAPLASRMRPETLDELVGQQHIIGKGRLLYRAIQADQLGSLIFYGPPGTGKTTLARVIAHTTKADFCQLNATAAGKKDMEEVVARAKNNLGGYQRKTILFVDEIHRFNKAQQDYLLPFVEDGTVILIGATTENPYFEVNAALLSRSRIFELKPLSEEDLGVLMDRAISDSRRGVGAYHAVMEAEARQFLARAADGDARAALNAIELAVLTTERAADGKIHITTEVAAECIQKRALRYDKDGDAHYDTISAFIKSMRGSDPDAAVYYLARMLYAGEDIRFIARRIVICASEDVGNADPNALCVATSAFLAVERVGLPEAELILSQAVCYIASAPKSNACTTAIYAAKEAVKKHGSLPIPPHLQDAHYRGHAALGRGIGYKYPHDYPGHWVEQQYLPDALKGTSFYEAPERADACRRRSGSRQEKV
- a CDS encoding LptM family lipoprotein, which produces MKRILMIGMAAMLAMTVAACGKKAAPAESVESTAAGSAEIESSEAVGESVLTATVQKLAGDTLSVELDDGQSMSFDISGAAVSKAWELMPGDQVDIGYDGEDPVDGMAVRSVVVSVPFEYVTEGYTENSTLYGRIEAVDEKSITVRELLDERKEGAPETKDTASVTEEDFLGESYTFARAPYETTVTKDGVKPGAYAQISYLGELTKDPVCFRICTEDMEEDPAAERIGIRGKVEKVEDGVIYLRASEDTEFRFTTAGNEELLKQADMLKGREVVLNFSDSLRQRVATADSIEEIKV
- the dtd gene encoding D-aminoacyl-tRNA deacylase, coding for MRCLVQRVREASVTAEGELLGSIGRGLLLLLGVSASDHEKIADQMVRKVLAARIFEDANGKTNLSLADVGGQLLVVSQFTLYADCRRGNRPSFTGAGAPEHAEALYRYFLERCRAEAGSVEAGRFGADMKVRLLNDGPFTLLYDSEELGYR
- a CDS encoding DUF4250 domain-containing protein codes for the protein MSAIPKDPFLLLSFLNLKLRDCYPSLDALCEDLELDRVALTEKLGQIDYHYQAEQNQFR